Proteins co-encoded in one Neoarius graeffei isolate fNeoGra1 chromosome 11, fNeoGra1.pri, whole genome shotgun sequence genomic window:
- the LOC132894327 gene encoding hepatic sodium/bile acid cotransporter-like, which produces MNVTEDYQGHSSSSFNYSLANGTSGNGTMKGFQPLFPPGMDKAISGITITILFTTMISLGCTMKIDKIKHHIVRPSGVGIAVVAQFVIMPLSAFCLAKILQLGPTETMTVLICGCCPGGNLSNILALALQGDMNLSVVMTTCSTVLALGAMPLLLFLYCQGLANLENAVPYIKIFIALLMTLVPCAVGITINHWAPRYSQFIIKAGFCILLIASVVIGTICGITLGATVWIMLSPQILVVGSLMPFIGYLLGYTMSLIFKQNGPCSRTIAMETGCQNVQLCSAILKVTFPPDEIGPLFLFPVVYVIFQGAEALFLIMLFRIYQRFKPSAEGEISRQSDVNSNLNRRHKYDC; this is translated from the exons ATGAACGTGACAGAAGATTACCAAGGACATAGCAGCAGCAGCTTTAACTACAGCCTTGCCAACGGCACATCAGGAAATGGCACCATGAAAGGTTTCCAGCCTCTCTTCCCTCCAGGCATGGATAAGGCCATCAGTGGCATCACCATTACCATCCTCTTTACCACGATGATTTCCCTTGGCTGCACCATGAAAATAGACAAGATCAAGCACCACATTGTCAGGCCGAGTGGTGTGGGTATAGCGGTGGTGGCTCAGTTTGTAATAATGCCTCTCTCAGCCTTCTGCCTGGCCAAAATCCTCCAGCTCGGGCCCACTGAGACCATGACTGTACTCATCTGTGGATGCTGTCCTGGAGGAAATCTCTCCAACATTCTTGCCTTAGCTCTCCAAGGGGACATGAACTTAAG TGTTGTGATGACCACATGCTCTACAGTTTTGGCATTGGGTGCAATGCCCCTTCTCCTGTTTCTGTACTGCCAAGGGCTCGCCAATCTAGAGAATGCAGTTCCCTACATCAAGATCTTCATTGCTCTCCTCATGACTCTAGTGCCTTGTGCTGTGGGAATCACCATCAACCACTGGGCACCACGTTACTCTCAGTTCATAATTAAG GCTGGTTTTTGCATCTTGCTCATAGCCAGTGTGGTGATTGGTACGATCTGCGGCATCACTTTAGGAGCAACAGTGTGGATTATGCTCTCTCCTCAAATCCTGGTTGTTGGTTCCCTCATGCCTTTCATAGGCTACCTTTTAGGCTATACCATGTCCCTCATCTTCAAGCAGAATGGCCC GTGCAGCAGGACGATCGCTATGGAAACCGGCTGTCAAAACGTCCAGCTGTGCTCTGCAATTTTGAAAGTGACTTTCCCTCCAGATGAAATTGGACCGCTGTTTCTCTTTCCAGTGGTTTACGTCATATTTCAGGGTGCTGAAGCTCTATTCCTCATCATGCTCTTCAGAATATACCAAAGGTTTAAACCCTCAGCTGAAGGCGAGATATCTCGTCAGTCTGATGTTAACAGTAATCTGAACAGACGTCACAAATATGACTGCTGA